The segment AGGTTCAGCACCTATGCCTTCAGTTCTAGCTAACTCTTTTTGGGCCTCCACTATCTCACTGTCGCTTACGTAAACTGCAGTTCCCTGAGACTCCTTTATCGCTTTCATGGCCTTCCTCCAGTTTACCGGCTTCCCTATCCTGATAGCTGTAGCTATGGTCTCAGGATTCTCTACAAATTGAGGAGTATCTAAGTTATTAACTATGGCCTTAGCTATGGGGGAAGCGCCTTCAGCCTGTACCCCTATCATCCTAGGTATTTTATCAATTATGCCAGCGTCCCTTAGTTCTGTGAAACCTTTCCAGATCGCGTATATATTGCCTGCGTTACCAACCGGTACGAAAACGAAATCAGGAACCCTGATCTCCTCAGCAATTTCATAGGCAATGGTTTTCTGTCCCTCCAATCTCCACGGATTGAAAGAGTTCAATGGGTAAACTATACCCATGTCCTTGTATAGCTTCATTACTGCCTTCATTCCAACGTCGAAACTTCCTTCAACCTCTAAGATCGTGGCGCCATAAAGGACAGCCTGTGCTATCTTCCCTATGGCTACCTTATCCTTAGGGAGAACTAAATATATTCTAAGGCCGGCCCTAGCGGAGTACGCTGCGGCAGACGCAGCCGTG is part of the Metallosphaera cuprina Ar-4 genome and harbors:
- the thrC gene encoding threonine synthase, with translation MRCIECGFQSEIDQKLITCPRCGGILEISVKLPPSFSFSKLKGRGVWRYSEAIAGNYRKVITINEGGTPLIKGKVGEVYYKFEGANPTGSFKDRGMTVAISSAVNEGYKIVIAASTGNTAASAAAYSARAGLRIYLVLPKDKVAIGKIAQAVLYGATILEVEGSFDVGMKAVMKLYKDMGIVYPLNSFNPWRLEGQKTIAYEIAEEIRVPDFVFVPVGNAGNIYAIWKGFTELRDAGIIDKIPRMIGVQAEGASPIAKAIVNNLDTPQFVENPETIATAIRIGKPVNWRKAMKAIKESQGTAVYVSDSEIVEAQKELARTEGIGAEPASVASFAGYKKAIQEGLVDKSSEVVIVLTGHALKDPDSMIKSSARRILVNPDHLENVILGDLNAGN